A window of Verrucomicrobiota bacterium genomic DNA:
GCGTTGTTAGCATATTTCGCGGTTTAAATTCCTCGCCCGTTCTAGCTCCTGAATCCAAGCTCCTTTATTCTTCAGTAAAAAATTCTGTAAAAGTTCTTTCGGATTTCCGTTTTCGCGCTTCGGACTTATTCAATCCTGTCCATCCCGTTCATCCTGTCTTCTTCAAGTTCCTATTTTCCTGTCTTCATCTTTCTGCAAAATGAATTTGTTTCCAATTTTTTTGCCATGTCGGTGCCTCCCCATTTTCCTTCAAACTTTTCCCCTTTTTTTTTAATTTTCCCCATTGCATTCCCAGCCGGAATAGCGTATAAGTTATATCGTCAATCGGCACGGCCGTGTCGTGTTGCTTGACCGGCGAAAACCCTCCAGAGGCGGGCCAGTAGTCCCCGTTTGCTCGGGCCTTTCTCGGTGAGGAAGGGATCTATTAAAACTCAATTAATAACAACTGATAACCATTAACCGATAACCAGTCCCTTGCCCTTGTGTGTCCAGGGACAACCCGGAGGGAACCATGAACCCCCTCCTAAAAGAAAGGCGCCAATGAATAGATCAGTCACTGAGATGGTGACCAGTTTGAACGGGGCTTGCATCCCCATTCGCGTTGTTTCGCGTGTTTCGCGGGCAAAGCCCCCGGCCACTGCCAAATTCCCGAATCTGGTAAAGAAATAGTAAACCTTTGGTAAAGTTTTGCCTCAACTGCTGTGGGCGCACCCAAAGGTGGTGCAAAAAAGTGCAGAAAGGTGTAATAAAGTGCAAATAAGTGCAACTATCAGGTCACCAATGACAGATGACTGGTCACTGGTATCTGCTGACTCCGCCCCGCGCTCTCCTGGGGCTGCGATTCCTCATTTGCCAGTCCATGCGATCTGCATGGCTGTTTCCAATTTTTATGCCAATAAATATTTTTGCCATGTTCTTTCCCACCTCCCCATTTTCCTTCAAAAATTTCATTTTGGGTGCTTTCCAGTGGTTTCTGGTGCTCGCCGGTGGTTTCATGCGGTCAGAAATCGGTCAGTAACGTACCAGTTTTGTTCAGAAACGTACCGATTTCGTACCGATTCCAGCCCGCCGCCCCAACCGGAATCGCAATCTCCGCCCCAGCCGAAATATTCTAAAATGAATTTGACAAGTGACTTGTTTATATTAAACTACGACCAATTGAGTCGTATATTAGATTATACTAAGCACCATGTCAATAAGACCGACACATCTGCCTGCTGAGCCGAAGCTTCGCCGCTTCGACGATGTTCGCCAATTGATTGCCAATCCGTCTAACCCGACTCCCTTGGTTCGGGTCAACCGCGTGGCTCCCGCATTGCCCAGCCATTTGTTTCTCAAGTTGGAGTGGTTCAATCCCTTTGGCTCCATCAAGGATCGCACGGCCCACTACCTCTTGCAGGGATTGGAGCGGCGTGGTCAATTGCAAGGCAAAGCATTGGTGGAACCCAGTTCGGGTAATACCGGAATTGCGTTGGCCGCGCTGGCCGCACTGACCGGCAGGAAACTTACGGTCACCATTCCCGATGGTGTGCCGGATGAAAAAAAGCTGCTGCTGCGGATGCTTGGTGCTGAAGTATGGGCCACCCCCGATGACTTGTGCCCCATTAACCATCCCAAGGATGGAGCCATTGCGCTGGCTCATTCCTTTGTGACCGGAGAAGCCACTAAGGACCACTACGTGATGCCGAATCAATATGAAAACCCGGACAACGTTGCCGCGCATTTCGAGACGACTGGTCCGGAAATTTGGAATCAAACCGAAGGCAAAGTGGACTTCTTTTTCGCCGGATATGGGACCTGTGGAACCATTACCGGGGTGGGTCGCTATTTGAAGCAGCAAAACCCCCAAGTCCAGATCATTGCAGTGGAACCGCAGAAGGGTCATCGTATCCCCGGTTTGAAGAATTTCCAGGAAGCCAAGCAGCCTGCCATCCTTGATCCCAGCGTGATTGATCACGTCATCCGGGTGAATGATGACCCTGCCTATGCTGTGACCAAACGGCTGTTCCGGGAAGAGGGGCTGATTGTCGGGCCGTCCACCGGGGCGATCGTGCATGCGGCCAATGAGTTTTTAAAGGATCATCCGGGAGTGGCGGTCGCCATCTCACCGGATGGCGGTTTCAAATATGCCAGCTTCTTTGCGGATACACTCGGCAACGAAGGACTGCCAGCCGAATAACGATTATGACCACGCAAAATTTTCTCCCGAATGTATGGAATCTGCCGGCCAGCCTGCCGCAGGATCTCACTGCGTTTGAAAAAAACGTCGCGCAATTCAAAGATGGCGCTATCTCCGCCACGCAATTCCAGGTGTTCCGCGTTCCCCAAGGCGTTTATGAGCAGCGCGAATCCGGCACGTACATGTTGCGTGTCCGTTTCCCTGCCGGGGTCGCACTGCCGCACCAATTGCGCCGCCTTGCGGAGGTGGCCGAGAACTTTGGCAATGGCATTTTGCACGTGACCACCCGGCAGGACATCCAGGTGCATCGTGTTCCCTTGGAGGGCATTCATCCGGCGTTGGCCGCGTTGTCTGAAGCGGGCCTTTCCACCAAGGGCGGCGGCGGCAATACCGTTCGCAATATCACGGGCTGCCCGCATGCCGGGGTTTGTGCCGATGAAGCCTTTGATGTCGCCCCGCATGTGATCGCGCTCACGGAATTCATGCTGGCAGATCCGCAATCCTTCCAACTGCCGCGCAAATATAAAATCGCCTTCTCCGGCTGCGGCCGTGATTGTTCGGGAGCGACCGTCAACGACCTGGGATTTATCGCCAAAGTTAACGATGGTATTCAAGGCTTTGCCGTGTATGTGGGCGGTGGATTGGGCT
This region includes:
- a CDS encoding cysteine synthase family protein; amino-acid sequence: MSIRPTHLPAEPKLRRFDDVRQLIANPSNPTPLVRVNRVAPALPSHLFLKLEWFNPFGSIKDRTAHYLLQGLERRGQLQGKALVEPSSGNTGIALAALAALTGRKLTVTIPDGVPDEKKLLLRMLGAEVWATPDDLCPINHPKDGAIALAHSFVTGEATKDHYVMPNQYENPDNVAAHFETTGPEIWNQTEGKVDFFFAGYGTCGTITGVGRYLKQQNPQVQIIAVEPQKGHRIPGLKNFQEAKQPAILDPSVIDHVIRVNDDPAYAVTKRLFREEGLIVGPSTGAIVHAANEFLKDHPGVAVAISPDGGFKYASFFADTLGNEGLPAE